The following are encoded together in the Maridesulfovibrio frigidus DSM 17176 genome:
- the aat gene encoding leucyl/phenylalanyl-tRNA--protein transferase, with protein MVVYRLIEEPIFPHPDESEPDGLLAVGGDLSPERLLSAYASGIFPWYDETSPILWWSLDPRLILRLDKLYISKRVKRKIKKQEYRVTIDTDFRNVITNCAGKNRPGQGGTWILQEIIDAYVELHKLGFAHSVEVWNKDGKLAGGLYGVSLGRVFSGESMFFLEPDASKVGFSYLVKYLENREFHFVDCQQPTDHLKSLGAEEVTREEFLSMLDDSLEYSALRGRWEFLANEYDLITENLIR; from the coding sequence ATGGTTGTATATAGGCTAATTGAAGAGCCGATTTTTCCTCATCCTGATGAGTCAGAACCAGATGGACTTCTTGCCGTCGGTGGTGATTTAAGTCCTGAAAGATTACTTTCTGCTTACGCTTCCGGTATTTTCCCATGGTATGATGAAACTTCACCTATACTGTGGTGGTCTTTGGACCCGCGTTTAATTTTACGTCTCGACAAACTGTATATTTCAAAGCGCGTGAAGCGTAAGATTAAAAAGCAGGAATATCGCGTCACCATTGATACGGATTTTCGGAATGTAATTACGAACTGTGCTGGAAAAAATAGACCCGGGCAGGGTGGCACATGGATTCTTCAGGAAATTATTGATGCCTATGTCGAACTCCATAAGCTGGGGTTCGCTCATAGTGTGGAGGTCTGGAATAAGGATGGAAAGCTTGCAGGAGGCCTTTACGGTGTTTCACTGGGCAGGGTTTTCTCTGGTGAGTCTATGTTTTTTCTGGAGCCGGACGCTTCGAAAGTAGGATTTTCGTACTTGGTAAAATACCTGGAAAATAGAGAGTTTCATTTCGTAGATTGCCAGCAACCTACAGATCATCTTAAGTCGCTTGGAGCGGAAGAAGTCACTCGTGAAGAGTTTTTATCTATGCTCGATGATTCATTGGAATATTCGGCCCTGAGAGGGCGCTGGGAGTTTTTAGCTAATGAGTATGACTTGATAACGGAAAACCTCATTCGTTGA
- the uvrB gene encoding excinuclease ABC subunit UvrB: protein MSGKFELVSDFTLKGDQPEAVKQLVENLKHGVQDQVLLGATGTGKTFAMANVISQLNRPTLVMAPNKTLAAQLFNEFKTLFPNNAVEYFVSYYDYYQPEAYLPHSDTFIEKDSSINDDIDKLRHSATHALLTRRDVLIVASVSCIYGLGSPEFYSRMIIPVEEGQDFPMEKLMDRLIEVQYVRNDYDFHRGTFRVRGDVIEIIPAYSREQALRIEYFGDEIEAILETDPLTGEVTGRRRKTVIYPASHFVSDKDNLETAVERIRAELFDTLNDFKRENKLVEAQRIEQRTMYDLEMIEEIGYCSGIENYSRQMDGREEGDPPATLLHYFPDDFLLFMDESHIAVSQVGAMYNGDRSRKTTLVNFGFRLPSALDNRPLCFDEFLDKIGQTVYVSATPGPWEIERAEGLVIEQIIRPTGLLDPLVEVRPSKAQMDDLLAECKIRESRNERVLITTLTKRMSEDLTDYFNQMGVEAKYLHSDIVTMERMEIIQSLRAGDFTALVGINLLREGLDIPEVSLVAILDADKEGFLRSNRSLIQTFGRAARNSEGLVILYADRITNSMRTAMDETARRRLKQIEYNKEHGITPQTISKSLDNMLGTLYSTRSSGDKVKFAAEEMAEYGLDPVKMEKMVRKLEKEMRKYASELEFEKAAELRDRIQILRNKLITLG, encoded by the coding sequence ATGTCTGGAAAATTTGAACTCGTCAGCGACTTTACTTTAAAAGGTGATCAGCCTGAAGCTGTGAAGCAACTTGTGGAGAACTTGAAGCACGGTGTGCAGGATCAGGTTCTGCTTGGCGCTACGGGTACGGGTAAAACATTTGCCATGGCAAATGTGATAAGCCAGCTTAATAGGCCGACTCTTGTTATGGCTCCTAATAAGACACTTGCCGCACAGCTTTTTAATGAATTCAAAACTCTTTTCCCTAATAATGCTGTTGAATATTTTGTCAGTTATTACGACTATTACCAACCGGAAGCATATCTTCCACACTCGGATACTTTTATAGAAAAAGATTCATCCATTAATGATGATATCGATAAGCTTAGGCATTCTGCAACTCATGCACTGCTCACGCGCCGTGATGTTCTGATTGTAGCTTCTGTCTCTTGTATTTACGGTCTAGGTTCTCCTGAATTTTACTCACGCATGATAATTCCTGTTGAAGAAGGGCAGGATTTTCCCATGGAAAAGCTAATGGACCGTCTGATTGAGGTTCAGTATGTGCGTAATGATTACGATTTCCATCGCGGAACATTCAGAGTTCGCGGTGATGTTATTGAAATTATTCCGGCATATAGCCGTGAGCAGGCACTAAGAATTGAATATTTCGGCGATGAAATTGAAGCGATTTTAGAAACTGATCCGCTTACAGGCGAAGTAACCGGTCGCAGGCGTAAAACCGTAATTTATCCTGCCAGTCACTTTGTATCCGATAAAGATAATCTTGAGACAGCGGTAGAGCGGATTCGCGCAGAGCTTTTCGATACGCTCAATGATTTTAAGCGGGAAAACAAGCTTGTAGAAGCTCAGCGTATTGAACAACGCACAATGTATGATCTCGAAATGATTGAAGAGATCGGCTATTGTAGCGGTATTGAAAACTATTCACGTCAAATGGATGGCCGTGAAGAAGGTGATCCTCCGGCTACGTTACTTCACTATTTCCCAGACGATTTTCTTCTATTCATGGATGAATCACACATTGCGGTTTCGCAGGTTGGGGCCATGTACAACGGGGACAGGTCCCGTAAAACAACCCTTGTAAATTTTGGTTTCAGACTTCCGTCAGCGCTTGATAACCGTCCGCTGTGTTTTGATGAATTTTTAGATAAAATTGGCCAGACAGTTTATGTGTCGGCAACTCCGGGGCCGTGGGAAATTGAGCGCGCTGAAGGGCTTGTGATTGAGCAGATTATCCGGCCTACGGGACTTCTTGATCCTCTAGTGGAAGTTCGTCCTTCAAAAGCTCAGATGGATGATTTGCTTGCCGAATGTAAAATTCGTGAAAGCAGAAATGAGCGGGTTCTGATTACAACGCTGACTAAGCGGATGTCGGAAGATTTAACAGATTATTTCAATCAGATGGGCGTAGAAGCAAAATACCTTCATTCTGATATTGTTACGATGGAGAGAATGGAGATTATTCAGTCGTTACGAGCTGGAGATTTTACTGCATTGGTCGGGATTAACCTTCTTCGAGAAGGTCTTGATATCCCGGAAGTGTCTTTGGTGGCGATACTAGATGCTGACAAGGAAGGTTTTTTGAGATCAAACAGATCTCTCATTCAGACTTTTGGGCGTGCTGCTCGAAATTCTGAAGGCTTGGTTATACTTTACGCCGACAGAATTACCAATTCAATGCGAACTGCAATGGATGAGACTGCACGTAGACGATTGAAACAGATAGAATACAACAAAGAGCACGGAATCACCCCGCAAACCATCAGTAAATCTCTGGATAATATGCTGGGAACATTGTACTCTACTAGATCATCGGGTGACAAAGTTAAGTTTGCTGCCGAAGAAATGGCAGAATATGGACTTGATCCCGTTAAAATGGAAAAGATGGTTCGTAAGCTGGAAAAAGAGATGCGTAAATATGCAAGTGAGCTTGAATTTGAAAAAGCCGCTGAACTGAGAGACCGTATTCAGATTTTACGGAATAAACTTATTACGTTGGGCTAA
- a CDS encoding potassium channel family protein, translating into MKSKSIYSRLHNLRREFGMFWGLAAGFIYMTLVFIGGIIGYMWIEGWNFFNSFYMVVITLSTVGFMEVLPLSENGRIMTSMLILGGVGGFAYLIGAFSQLLVEGRVQALLGRRRMQKTIGKLKDHIIVCGYGRIGAIVVEEVRNEGIDVVVIENSPELVAQMEAQDIYCIEGDATNDDTLKMAGLGQAKSLIAALSDEAANVYVTLIARQFSSKVNIIARGNNKTSISRLEFAGADRVVLPHTIGGIRMAQSVLRPTVTNFLDIAMRGKIDLQMEELFVTESSEFVGQDLIESKIRPRFNLIIIAIRKNTGEMVFNPGPKEVIDAADTLLTVGKISDLSAIQKIL; encoded by the coding sequence ATGAAATCCAAATCCATATATTCAAGACTCCATAACCTCAGAAGAGAATTTGGTATGTTTTGGGGGCTTGCCGCCGGGTTTATCTATATGACTCTGGTCTTTATAGGCGGCATTATCGGGTACATGTGGATTGAGGGATGGAATTTCTTCAATAGTTTCTACATGGTGGTAATCACCCTTTCTACTGTGGGGTTCATGGAGGTTTTACCACTTTCTGAGAACGGTAGAATTATGACCTCGATGCTCATACTTGGCGGGGTCGGTGGTTTTGCATATTTGATTGGTGCCTTTTCTCAATTATTAGTTGAGGGGCGGGTACAAGCTCTTCTTGGGAGACGCAGGATGCAGAAGACAATTGGAAAATTAAAAGATCACATCATAGTTTGTGGGTATGGAAGAATCGGTGCTATTGTAGTCGAAGAAGTTCGAAATGAAGGTATCGATGTTGTTGTCATCGAAAATAGCCCGGAACTTGTTGCCCAGATGGAAGCTCAGGATATTTATTGCATTGAAGGTGATGCGACTAATGATGATACGTTGAAAATGGCCGGACTTGGTCAGGCGAAGTCTCTTATTGCAGCACTTTCAGACGAAGCGGCAAATGTTTATGTAACTCTCATTGCTCGCCAGTTCAGCTCAAAAGTGAATATTATTGCACGTGGTAATAATAAAACCAGTATTTCCCGCCTTGAATTTGCCGGAGCTGATAGAGTCGTGCTTCCACATACTATCGGCGGAATACGTATGGCTCAGTCCGTGCTAAGGCCGACTGTAACTAACTTTCTCGATATCGCCATGCGCGGTAAAATTGATCTTCAAATGGAAGAGCTGTTTGTTACCGAGAGTTCTGAATTTGTAGGACAGGATTTAATTGAGTCCAAAATTCGTCCTCGCTTTAACTTGATCATTATCGCGATTAGAAAAAACACAGGCGAAATGGTGTTTAACCCCGGCCCTAAAGAAGTGATTGATGCAGCTGATACTCTTTTGACCGTCGGAAAAATCAGCGACCTTTCAGCCATTCAGAAAATTTTATAG
- a CDS encoding BRCT domain-containing protein — protein MKKSDEKKVKELVKTLEKHNEGYRRGMPTISDARYDELTEELRQIVPEHPFLGNVEPESFSNKVEIRHPKPMLSTEKAYTVDELERFVSRVEKEAKVLGIKDIEYRITPKLDGLAARDDGKIFATRGNGEVGYEISSAFAKGVIAVGGRGLGVGEIVCSQNYFNEHLSDVFEHPRNMVVGIVTSDNVNEASKQALQDEAIRFVPYSTLAKKVVNGEELVRDLWKIFDELWEQADYPLDGMVAEVTNTELQDTLGATAHHYRWQIAIKKKGESAVTTVKEIRWQVGRMGAVTPVMEVDPVPVSGATISNVTAHNAGMLRDHSIGKGAVIRIIRSGEVIPKLEEVIKPADSVELLTHCPSCNAELYWSNDFLKCPDFSCPARVEQRLEYWFKTLGNADWFGKKTIARLVKAGRKTLESVYEMGEEDFVKLDFGPIQSSNLAEAIYISRTKETDDWRFLAAFGIPDLGKADSRKFLGHFKLENVVDVKQEDLVDIHGFGDLTSHSVTKGIGAIKETILHMLAKNFNLRRTPLESDTQDISSPIVGKGIVFTGKMEQGSREDMQAMARKMGAKVQTSVTGKTNFLVCGSNVGAKKMEKARAKGVETMTESEFMGIVSED, from the coding sequence GTGAAAAAATCAGACGAAAAAAAAGTTAAAGAGCTCGTAAAAACTCTTGAAAAACATAATGAAGGTTATCGCCGTGGCATGCCTACCATCAGCGATGCTAGATACGATGAACTCACTGAAGAGCTACGACAAATTGTGCCGGAGCATCCTTTTTTAGGTAATGTCGAGCCTGAAAGTTTTAGTAATAAAGTTGAAATAAGGCATCCTAAGCCGATGCTTTCGACTGAAAAAGCTTATACTGTTGATGAGCTTGAAAGATTCGTTTCGCGTGTTGAGAAAGAAGCTAAAGTGCTTGGTATTAAAGATATTGAATACCGCATTACGCCTAAACTCGATGGTCTCGCAGCTCGTGATGATGGCAAAATTTTTGCGACCCGTGGTAATGGTGAAGTCGGGTACGAAATTTCCAGTGCATTTGCCAAAGGTGTCATAGCTGTAGGCGGCCGTGGGCTGGGCGTGGGCGAAATTGTTTGCAGCCAAAATTATTTTAATGAGCATCTTTCGGACGTATTTGAACATCCTCGCAATATGGTTGTTGGCATTGTTACCTCTGATAATGTTAATGAGGCTTCAAAGCAGGCTCTACAGGACGAAGCTATAAGGTTTGTACCATATAGCACTCTTGCGAAGAAGGTCGTTAATGGAGAAGAACTTGTCCGTGACTTGTGGAAGATTTTTGACGAGTTGTGGGAGCAGGCTGATTATCCTTTAGACGGGATGGTTGCCGAAGTTACCAATACAGAACTTCAAGACACTTTGGGCGCAACAGCTCACCATTATCGTTGGCAGATAGCTATCAAGAAAAAAGGCGAATCAGCTGTTACCACAGTCAAAGAAATTCGCTGGCAGGTTGGGCGTATGGGCGCAGTTACCCCTGTCATGGAGGTTGATCCCGTGCCTGTTTCCGGTGCGACTATCAGCAATGTTACTGCGCACAATGCCGGAATGCTTCGTGACCACTCCATAGGTAAAGGAGCGGTCATCAGGATTATTCGCAGCGGTGAGGTTATTCCAAAGTTGGAGGAAGTAATTAAGCCTGCTGATTCCGTTGAACTTCTCACCCATTGTCCATCATGTAACGCAGAACTTTACTGGTCTAATGATTTTCTTAAATGCCCCGATTTTAGCTGTCCCGCGCGAGTTGAACAGCGTCTTGAGTATTGGTTTAAAACTCTTGGAAATGCTGACTGGTTTGGTAAAAAGACCATTGCACGGCTTGTAAAAGCTGGACGCAAAACTCTCGAATCTGTTTATGAAATGGGTGAAGAAGATTTCGTAAAACTTGATTTTGGTCCGATTCAGTCTTCGAATCTAGCAGAAGCCATTTATATCAGCCGGACTAAGGAAACTGATGATTGGAGATTTCTAGCTGCCTTTGGAATTCCTGACCTTGGCAAGGCTGACAGTCGTAAGTTTCTTGGACATTTCAAGCTGGAAAATGTTGTTGATGTTAAGCAGGAAGATCTTGTTGATATTCACGGATTTGGGGATCTTACCAGCCACTCTGTGACGAAGGGAATTGGTGCTATTAAAGAAACCATTCTCCATATGCTGGCTAAAAATTTCAATTTACGTCGCACTCCGCTTGAAAGTGATACGCAGGATATTTCCAGCCCCATTGTGGGGAAAGGAATAGTTTTCACTGGTAAAATGGAACAGGGATCACGCGAAGATATGCAGGCTATGGCTCGTAAAATGGGGGCAAAGGTCCAGACGTCAGTCACAGGTAAAACGAACTTTCTTGTCTGCGGCAGTAATGTCGGTGCTAAGAAAATGGAAAAAGCCCGTGCAAAGGGCGTAGAAACAATGACTGAAAGCGAATTTATGGGTATAGTAAGCGAAGATTAA
- the dapB gene encoding 4-hydroxy-tetrahydrodipicolinate reductase gives MTDIVIIGAKGRMGATLVRLIQESDDMKLAAVMERSGCEEGLDALGCVCGTSPDEVLVKVPGAVIIDFTAPAATLKLLEIAVITGNPVVIGTTGMTAEDLAKVEEFAKKVPIFFAPNMSVGVNVLLKILPELVRMLGPAYDMEMTEIHHNKKVDSPSGTALKLAECMAEARGLVYDEVKQHCRDGIIGARTKDEIGVMAVRGGDVVGDHTAYFLGPGERIEVTHRAHSRDTFAQGAIRAAGWLAEQKPGKIYSMADIF, from the coding sequence ATGACTGATATAGTAATCATCGGCGCAAAAGGGCGCATGGGCGCAACACTTGTTCGTCTAATTCAGGAAAGCGACGATATGAAGCTTGCAGCTGTAATGGAACGTTCCGGCTGTGAAGAAGGACTTGATGCTTTGGGCTGTGTTTGCGGAACATCTCCTGATGAAGTTCTCGTTAAGGTTCCCGGCGCAGTGATTATCGACTTTACTGCTCCTGCTGCAACTTTGAAACTGCTCGAAATAGCCGTAATCACTGGCAATCCTGTGGTGATCGGAACTACTGGTATGACCGCGGAAGATCTTGCTAAGGTTGAAGAGTTTGCAAAGAAAGTTCCTATCTTCTTCGCTCCAAACATGAGCGTTGGCGTCAACGTGCTTCTTAAAATTTTACCTGAATTGGTTCGCATGCTCGGACCTGCTTACGATATGGAAATGACAGAAATTCATCATAACAAAAAGGTCGATTCCCCGAGCGGTACAGCTCTCAAGCTTGCTGAATGCATGGCGGAAGCTCGCGGACTCGTCTACGATGAAGTTAAACAGCATTGCCGTGACGGTATTATTGGTGCCAGAACTAAAGATGAGATTGGCGTAATGGCTGTTCGCGGCGGAGACGTTGTCGGTGATCACACTGCATACTTCCTCGGACCTGGTGAACGCATAGAAGTAACTCACCGCGCTCATTCCCGTGACACATTTGCACAGGGCGCAATTAGAGCTGCCGGATGGCTAGCAGAGCAGAAGCCCGGTAAGATCTATTCAATGGCAGACATTTTCTAA